The sequence below is a genomic window from Actinomycetota bacterium.
GACTTCGGGGCCGGGGGCGACAAATGTCGTCACGGCAATCGCCAACGCGTTTATGGACTCTGTTCCGATAGTAGTAATTACGGGACAGGTCGCGACGCATGTGCTCGGAACCGACGCATTTCAGGAAGCGGATATAACCGGCATTACATTGCCGATTACTAAACACAATTATCTGATAAAGGATGCCAACCAGCTGCCGCTCATCGTCCGGCAGGCGTTTCAGCTCGCCGTCTCCGGCAGGCCGGGTCCGGTCCTTATCGATATACCGGTTGATATCGCGAAAACGGAGATAGATTTTAACTACCCGAGCGATTTTACGATACCGGGGTACAAGCCGACCTACAAAGGGCATGCCAGGCAGATAAGGGAAGCTGCTAAGATGATGAACAAGGCCGAGAAGCCCATCATCTATGCCGGCGGCGGAATCATCAAGTCTCAGGCTTGGGATGAGCTTAAGGAATTGGCGGAACTGATACAAGTGCCGGTAACGACGACGCTTATGGGTAAAGGAGCCTTTCCCGATGAGCACCCGCTCTCTCTGCGGATGCTCGGGATGCACGGGACCCGGTACGCGAATTACGCGATAATGGATAGCGACTTGATTCTGGCGGTCGGTGTCCGCTTCGACGACCGCGTTACCGGCAAGGTTTCGACCTTCGCGCCGCACGCGAAGATTATCCACATAGATATCGACCCCGCCGAGATAGGCAAGAACGTGGCGGTCGACGTCCCCATAGTCGGCGACTTGAAGGTCGTCCTCGGCGACCTCGTGGCGGCGGTCAAGAAGATAGGTGAGCCGCACGCGGACAAGACGAGGTGGCACGAGATGATAGCGGGCTGGAAGAAGAAGTACCCGCTCCACTATCACCAGAACGGCGAGATACGCCCCGAGTATGTCGTGGAGAAGATAAGCGAGCTGTCTAAAAAGATGGATACGATAGTCGCAACCGGGGTCGGTCAAAACCAGATGTGGGCGGCGCAGTTCTACAGTGCGAACAAGCCGCGCAGTTTTGTTTCGTCCGGCGGCCTGGGAACGATGGGATTCGGTCTGCCCGCAGCCATAGGCGCGCAGGTGGGGCGCCCCGACGCGCTCGTCTTCGACATCGACGGCGACGGCGGCTTCCAGATGGTCTCGCAGGACCTGGCGACGGTCGCGGTCAACAAGCTGCCGATAATCATCGCGATACTCAACAACGGCTACTTAGGGATGGTTCGCCAGTGGCAGGAACTCTTCTATGATAGAAGATATTCCCACGTCGACCTGAACGTCGGCACGCCCGACTTTGTCAAGCTGGCCGACGCTTACGGCATAAAGGGAGTTCGGGTAACCGAGACGGCCGAGGTCGAGAAGGTCTTAAAGCAGGCAATCGAAGACCGCGAGCCGATTCTTATAGATTTTGTGATCGCGCGCGAAGAGAACGTCTTCCCGATGGTCGCGCCGGGAGCGTCAATCGATGAGATGCTCGGCGGTATCCCGGGCGCGTCGTTAAGTCAGATGATGGATGAGGGGGAGGAGTAGGAGAATGAAGCATATACTATCGGTTCTCGTCGAGAACAAACCGGGAGTTTTAGCGAGAGTCTCCGGCCTCTTCAGCCGGCGCGGTTTCAATATCGACAGCTTAGCGGTGGGTACGACCGAGGACGCGGATATCTCGCGCATGACCATCGTC
It includes:
- the ilvB gene encoding biosynthetic-type acetolactate synthase large subunit, with protein sequence MRITGAEALIKSLEMEGVDVIFGYPGGVVLPIYDALYYAKNIRHILVRHEQVAGHAADAYARVTGKPGVCLVTSGPGATNVVTAIANAFMDSVPIVVITGQVATHVLGTDAFQEADITGITLPITKHNYLIKDANQLPLIVRQAFQLAVSGRPGPVLIDIPVDIAKTEIDFNYPSDFTIPGYKPTYKGHARQIREAAKMMNKAEKPIIYAGGGIIKSQAWDELKELAELIQVPVTTTLMGKGAFPDEHPLSLRMLGMHGTRYANYAIMDSDLILAVGVRFDDRVTGKVSTFAPHAKIIHIDIDPAEIGKNVAVDVPIVGDLKVVLGDLVAAVKKIGEPHADKTRWHEMIAGWKKKYPLHYHQNGEIRPEYVVEKISELSKKMDTIVATGVGQNQMWAAQFYSANKPRSFVSSGGLGTMGFGLPAAIGAQVGRPDALVFDIDGDGGFQMVSQDLATVAVNKLPIIIAILNNGYLGMVRQWQELFYDRRYSHVDLNVGTPDFVKLADAYGIKGVRVTETAEVEKVLKQAIEDREPILIDFVIAREENVFPMVAPGASIDEMLGGIPGASLSQMMDEGEE